The Xenopus laevis strain J_2021 chromosome 5L, Xenopus_laevis_v10.1, whole genome shotgun sequence genome has a segment encoding these proteins:
- the LOC108716888 gene encoding DNA damage-regulated autophagy modulator protein 1 codes for MKGIQVPYLAFAPFTLSSCAFIGLLIYNLFAFFSGSDKFAPYTSGMLGFPVANVALTVVHIICAYAGSATMYARYTVLRNRQSEYVKTHTWANIILLALGLLASQGYVLENNFPVLVFPEVHIAGVLTATVCASAYTLINTVISYRTPEKKDSRFTCHVRLVISITTILTLALDSTFDFIFVWIIQENAQIYEIINIARVISEWLSTITFYGYLATFVPDLIIYGFRIPKNMEEDCFYILPSLDDVEANIQKMEGS; via the exons ATGAAAGGAATTCAAGTACCTTACCTAGCTTTTGCACCATTTACCTTATCTTCATGTGCTTTTATTGGTCTTTTGATATATaacttatttgcatttttctctggaTCTGATAAGTTTGCACCCTATACAAG TGGCATGTTGGGCTTTCCAGTGGCCAATGTTGCTTTAACAGTGGTTCACATAATCTGTGCCTATGCTG GATCTGCCACAATGTACGCCAGATATACTGTGCTGAGAAACCGTCAGTCTGAATATGTTAAAACACACACCTGGGCCAACATAATCCTATTGGCACTTGGATTGTTGGCCTCCCAAGGATACGTTTTGGAGAATAACTTTCCG gtgTTGGTGTTCCCTGAAGTGCACATAGCAGGAGTGCTGACAGCCACTGTATGTGCAAGTGCCTATACTCTAATAAATACAGTGATATCGTACAGGACGCCAGAGAAGAAGGACAGCCGTTTCACATGCCATGTGCGCTTGGTTATATCAATAACCACCATATTGACATTAGCTCTAG ATTCAACATTTGATTTTATCTTTGTCTGGATCATACAAGAAAATGCACAGATTTATGAG ATCATCAATATTGCAAGGGTTATCAGCGAATGGCTCTCAACCATCACATTTTATGGATATTTGGCCACATTTGTGCCGGACCTTATA ATCTACGGTTTCAGAATACCCAAGAATATGGAGGAAGACtgcttttatattttaccatCACTCGATGATGTAGAGGCCAACATTCAAAAAATGGAAGGCAGTTAA